In Porphyrobacter sp. LM 6, one DNA window encodes the following:
- the wecB gene encoding non-hydrolyzing UDP-N-acetylglucosamine 2-epimerase translates to MTARAPQTGAKPRILITFGTRPEAIKMFPVVAALRESGAFDVKVVVTAQHRELLDSVLALASLRPDLDLNLMQPSQSLDALSSRVLTRFGEALDALKPDRVLVHGDTLTTMMASLACYFRRIPVGHVEAGLRSGDIYSPWPEEVNRKVTGVIADLHFAPTETAAAALRAENVNENSIHVTGNTVIDALLFARTKLAENPALAPAITPLKTRFSGQKIIAVTAHRRENFGAGMQQIAQALQKLASRPDVAIIYPLHPNPNVADVMRPALAGHNRIALINPLDYLDFVAMLEASDMVLTDSGGIQEEAPSLGKPVLVMRDTTERPEGVAAGTARLVGADASVIVSETVRLLDNVEAYEAMARAHNPYGDGHASTQIVGHLLAAL, encoded by the coding sequence ATGACCGCGCGCGCGCCCCAGACAGGCGCAAAGCCACGCATCCTTATCACCTTCGGCACCCGGCCCGAGGCGATCAAGATGTTTCCGGTGGTGGCAGCGCTGCGGGAATCCGGGGCGTTCGATGTGAAAGTGGTCGTCACGGCCCAACATCGCGAATTGCTGGACTCCGTACTCGCTCTAGCCTCGCTTAGACCCGACCTAGACCTCAACTTGATGCAGCCTAGCCAGTCGCTGGATGCGCTCTCGAGCCGGGTTCTGACCCGCTTCGGGGAGGCTTTGGATGCCCTAAAGCCTGATCGGGTGCTGGTGCACGGCGATACGCTGACCACCATGATGGCCTCGCTGGCATGCTATTTCCGGCGGATACCCGTGGGTCATGTCGAGGCAGGCTTGCGCAGCGGCGACATCTATTCCCCCTGGCCAGAAGAGGTGAACCGCAAGGTCACCGGCGTGATCGCTGACCTGCATTTTGCCCCGACCGAGACCGCTGCGGCGGCCTTGCGTGCTGAAAACGTGAACGAAAATTCCATACACGTCACCGGCAACACGGTGATTGACGCCCTACTGTTTGCGCGGACCAAACTGGCGGAAAATCCGGCGCTCGCACCGGCGATTACGCCGCTCAAAACGCGCTTCTCAGGACAGAAAATCATCGCCGTGACGGCCCACCGGCGCGAGAATTTCGGTGCCGGTATGCAGCAGATTGCCCAGGCACTTCAAAAGCTTGCATCGCGACCGGACGTGGCGATCATCTATCCGCTGCATCCTAATCCCAACGTCGCCGACGTAATGCGTCCAGCGCTGGCCGGGCATAACCGGATCGCCTTGATCAACCCGCTGGATTATCTTGATTTTGTCGCCATGCTCGAAGCGAGCGACATGGTGCTCACCGATTCCGGCGGCATCCAGGAAGAGGCGCCCAGCCTCGGCAAGCCGGTGCTGGTGATGCGCGATACGACCGAGCGGCCCGAAGGTGTGGCCGCCGGAACTGCACGGTTGGTGGGCGCAGATGCATCTGTAATTGTTTCTGAAACTGTTCGGTTGCTTGATAATGTGGAAGCCTATGAGGCGATGGCGCGGGCGCACAACCCCTATGGCGACGGGCACGCCAGCACGCAGATCGTGGGACACTTGCTTGCCGCGCTCTAG
- a CDS encoding glucuronosyltransferase, with product MARTAQESKPAIFAEANRPRLTGLAAHCSSDCASQQFGSRLMNSDVPKVLAVASAGGHWEQLMQLRPVLDTYDVRFVTTRRDAGEHGGIDAPLTLPDCNKQTPIRAMLCALAALWLVLRERPDVIVTTGAAPGFFCLMAGRLVGARTLRIDSVANGEQFSLSGRLAQSIADECWTQWAHLATDHRPRFHGAVL from the coding sequence GTGGCGCGCACCGCGCAGGAGAGCAAGCCTGCGATTTTTGCCGAGGCAAACCGCCCGCGGTTGACAGGTCTGGCGGCGCACTGTTCAAGCGATTGCGCATCGCAGCAATTTGGAAGTCGGTTGATGAACTCGGATGTTCCCAAGGTTCTTGCCGTGGCATCCGCCGGAGGCCATTGGGAACAACTGATGCAGTTGCGTCCGGTGCTCGACACCTATGACGTGCGCTTCGTGACGACGCGCCGCGATGCCGGCGAACATGGTGGCATAGACGCCCCGCTCACCCTGCCTGATTGCAACAAGCAGACCCCAATCCGCGCAATGCTCTGCGCTCTGGCGGCATTGTGGCTGGTCTTGCGCGAGCGGCCCGATGTGATCGTGACGACCGGTGCCGCGCCGGGATTTTTCTGCCTCATGGCCGGACGACTGGTCGGCGCGCGCACCCTGCGGATCGACAGCGTCGCCAATGGCGAGCAATTCTCGCTCAGTGGGCGGCTGGCGCAGAGCATTGCCGACGAATGCTGGACCCAGTGGGCCCATCTGGCCACAGACCATCGCCCGCGCTTTCACGGAGCAGTGCTATGA
- the wecC gene encoding UDP-N-acetyl-D-mannosamine dehydrogenase, which yields MNAPFDAAAALARKAASHPAPDHEVAVIGLGYIGLPTASVLASHGWNVCGVDVSESVVATVNAGGVHIEECDLDALVHDAIAAGTLIAATAVPTASFYMIAVPTPLGAYNMPDISCVETAARAIAPTLLPGACVIVESTSPVGTTERVAAIIAEMRPDLVVPRDGFGGDADIALAYCPERVLPGRIVNELVHNDRVIGGVTPACASRAAVLYASFVKGDCLTTSARVAETVKLVENSFRDVNIAFANELSMIADEIGVDVWDVIRLANRHPRVNILQPGPGVGGHCIAVDPWFLVASAPQAARLVRTAREVNDHKALHTEAKIRALIDAVPDGKVALLGLAFKPDIDDFRESPALEITEALAHTDGHRLLVVEPFAETLPEALAATGAQLVTLDAALAAAEIVVVLVDHTAFRHLSPSDLAGKLVFDTRGMLRR from the coding sequence ATGAACGCACCCTTCGATGCCGCCGCCGCGCTCGCGCGCAAGGCCGCCAGCCATCCCGCACCCGACCACGAAGTCGCGGTGATCGGATTGGGCTATATCGGCCTGCCGACCGCCTCCGTGCTCGCCAGCCACGGCTGGAACGTGTGCGGCGTCGATGTGTCCGAAAGCGTTGTCGCGACCGTGAATGCCGGGGGCGTGCATATCGAGGAATGTGATCTCGATGCGCTGGTGCATGATGCCATCGCCGCGGGCACGCTGATCGCGGCTACGGCGGTGCCGACCGCGAGCTTCTACATGATTGCCGTGCCGACCCCGCTCGGCGCCTATAACATGCCCGACATCTCCTGTGTCGAGACCGCCGCACGCGCCATCGCGCCCACGCTTCTTCCCGGGGCCTGCGTGATCGTCGAAAGCACCTCGCCGGTCGGCACGACCGAACGGGTCGCCGCGATCATCGCCGAAATGCGCCCCGATCTGGTAGTGCCGCGTGACGGCTTTGGCGGGGACGCCGACATTGCGCTGGCCTATTGTCCCGAACGTGTGCTGCCGGGCCGGATCGTCAACGAGCTGGTGCATAATGACCGCGTGATCGGCGGCGTGACCCCGGCCTGCGCCAGCCGCGCGGCGGTGCTCTATGCCAGCTTCGTCAAGGGCGATTGCCTGACCACCTCCGCGCGCGTGGCCGAGACGGTGAAGCTGGTCGAAAACAGCTTCCGCGACGTGAACATCGCCTTCGCCAACGAGCTTTCGATGATCGCCGACGAGATCGGGGTGGATGTGTGGGACGTGATCCGGCTGGCCAACCGCCACCCGCGCGTCAACATCCTGCAACCCGGTCCCGGCGTGGGCGGGCATTGTATCGCGGTTGATCCGTGGTTTCTCGTCGCGAGCGCTCCGCAAGCGGCACGGCTGGTGCGGACCGCGCGCGAGGTCAATGACCACAAGGCGCTGCATACCGAAGCGAAGATCCGTGCGCTGATCGATGCCGTGCCCGATGGCAAGGTCGCGCTGCTCGGCCTCGCCTTCAAACCCGATATCGACGACTTCCGCGAAAGCCCCGCGCTCGAAATCACCGAGGCGCTGGCGCACACCGACGGACACCGCCTGCTGGTGGTCGAACCCTTCGCCGAAACGCTGCCTGAAGCGCTGGCCGCAACCGGCGCGCAGCTGGTGACGCTTGACGCGGCGCTGGCAGCGGCCGAGATTGTGGTGGTGCTGGTCGATCACACCGCGTTCAGGCATCTCTCCCCGTCCGATCTGGCGGGCAAGCTGGTGTTCGATACGCGCGGTATGCTGCGGCGATGA
- a CDS encoding glycosyltransferase → MERSRLIVSHAGIGTILTAARFAKPIVLIPRRAALEEHRNDHQLATVAQLATRPGILVARDETELSDRIAEGLAMDVLPGQEPPTARQLNDAIAAFIEGRPI, encoded by the coding sequence GTGGAACGCTCGCGCCTGATCGTCAGCCATGCCGGGATCGGCACGATCCTGACCGCCGCCCGCTTCGCCAAGCCGATCGTCCTTATCCCGCGCCGCGCCGCGCTGGAAGAGCATCGTAACGATCACCAGCTCGCCACAGTCGCACAGCTTGCAACGCGGCCGGGGATCCTCGTCGCCCGGGATGAAACCGAACTGTCCGACCGGATTGCCGAAGGGCTGGCGATGGACGTGCTTCCCGGACAGGAACCCCCGACCGCACGGCAACTCAATGATGCGATCGCTGCCTTCATCGAAGGCCGGCCAATCTAG